Below is a window of Hydrogenimonas sp. DNA.
CGAGTTCGGCTTTCAGGTAATCGACCTCGAGCCTTATTCCTCTCGCTTCGTAAGAGGCCATGAAGTCCGGGTCCTCTTCGGCCAGACGGTATGTGGGGCTCTCCATTATCTTTTTCACAAGTGCCAATGCCTTCGGGTCTTCGCTTTTCGGTTTCGGGTGCTCCCAGGGAAGCGGTGTTTTGTGATTGTTTTTTCTCTTTTTGTTCAGCATGGTTCCTCCGTTTTTTTATCTATTTTAATCAAAAAATGGGCAAAGCCCATTTTTTGGCGGGGACTCTCCGTCCCCTGCACCCCCCTGAAGCTTCGAAATCAGAGATTTCGAGACGGCTTTCGCACTTCATGCAAAGCCGGACAACCGTTTGCACTCTTCGGTAAACAAAGCCCATTTTTTGGCGGGGACTCTCCGTCCCCTGCACCCCCCTGAAGCTTCGAAATCAGAGATTTCGAGAGGATGTTACACAGGTAAATTTCAAACCCTTGTCAGAACGACTCCCCACACAATCGTCACGACACCCAATACCGCTATGGCCGCCGATGACCGAAATGTCTTTTTCAGCCCTCCGAACCAGACGGCGTAGAACGCCTTCAGAAGGTTGTTGCTTCCGGCAGCGATCATGACCAGAGAGGCCACCTGAGCCGCGGATACGCTGTATTTTCCGGTCAGCAAGGAGAGCACGAAGGGGTCTATGTCCGTAAACCCGACTACGAAAGAGAGTACCTCCAGCCCTCCTGAGCCGTACTCTTTCGAGACAAACTGCGTCAAAACCATCATAACCACGAACAGCAGTGCAAACAGAAGCGCAGCCCCGAGTTCCAGAGGGTTCTTGTCTACAAAAGAGGCTTCACCTTCACCGCCGCCGCCAGATCTCATAAAGAGTGCGGACAGACCCAGACCTACCGCAAAGAGTATCAAAAACGGAAGTGCCAACGATTTGGCGACCGGTATGTTGAAAATGGCGGCTACCACGATGAGACGAAGATACATCACCGATGTCGCGGCGATTATCGCGGATTCGACAACCGAATTGTACCCCATGCCCTTCAGCTTCCTGGCCAGTACGACCGTGGTGGCGGTAGACGAGTAGGTTCCGCCTATGAGTCCGGTCAGAAAAAA
It encodes the following:
- a CDS encoding glutamate synthase [NADPH] large chain; the encoded protein is MRLEPDLVHFAITVVFSFLVGLEVKTYRIQFHADSAKYFFGSARTLTFVGILGFLFYKIDPVHLVPYTAVLISLSLVYSIFYWTKVRKKSQSILLFTVMLCVYAFGPMTQIYPLWMPALLFVLIIFILNARHTIQKFTLGINTYEFETLGKMVLLSAVILPLLPDEPITRYIPLSPFKIWMAVVVISAISYGGYITQKYFLPSKGFFLTGLIGGTYSSTATTVVLARKLKGMGYNSVVESAIIAATSVMYLRLIVVAAIFNIPVAKSLALPFLILFAVGLGLSALFMRSGGGGEGEASFVDKNPLELGAALLFALLFVVMMVLTQFVSKEYGSGGLEVLSFVVGFTDIDPFVLSLLTGKYSVSAAQVASLVMIAAGSNNLLKAFYAVWFGGLKKTFRSSAAIAVLGVVTIVWGVVLTRV